In Salvelinus namaycush isolate Seneca chromosome 20, SaNama_1.0, whole genome shotgun sequence, the following proteins share a genomic window:
- the LOC120064873 gene encoding keratin-associated protein 21-1-like, with product MTGYMTSYMTGYMTGYMTCYMTDYMTGYMTGYMTDYMTGYMTDYMTGYMTGYMAVYMPGYMTSYITDYMPGYMTDYMTSYMTGYMAVYMTGYMTGYMTCYMTGYMTDYMACYMTDYMTGSMTGYMTYYMTGYMTDYMTGYMTGYMTGYMTGYMTGYMTCYMTGYMTC from the coding sequence ATGACAGGCTACATGACAAGCTACATGACAGGTTACATGACAGGTTACATGACATGTTACATGACAGACTACATGACAGGTTACATGACAGGCTACATGACGGACTACATGACAGGCTACATGACAGACTACATGACAGGTTACATGACAGGCTACATGGCAGTCTACATGCCAGGTTACATGACAAGCTACATTACAGACTACATGCCGGGCTACATGACAGACTACATGACAAGTTACATGACAGGCTACATGGCAGTCTACATGACAGGTTACATGACAGGCTACATGACATGCTACATGACAGGTTACATGACAGACTACATGGCATGTTACATGACAGACTACATGACAGGTTCAATGACAGGCTACATGACATACTACATGACAGGCTACATGACAGACTACATGACAGGCTACATGACAGGCTACATGACAGGTTACATGACAGGTTACATGACAGGTTACATGACATGTTACATGACAGGCTACATGACATGCTAA